A DNA window from Ignavibacteriales bacterium contains the following coding sequences:
- a CDS encoding sigma-70 family RNA polymerase sigma factor, which translates to MFESDKQNITLLLEDCVNGKKEAINELLPLVYNELKKISSKYLHEEYRNHTLQTTELVHEAYIKLIGGQEINWQNRGHFFGIAANSMRQILVDYARKHNSQKRGEGKTHLSLENAEDIAFESEEDIIALDDAMKKLEAFDPDLSKVVELRFFGGLNVDETSKVLNCSASTVKRDWSLAKAWLFRELGKE; encoded by the coding sequence ATGTTTGAATCAGATAAGCAGAACATAACTTTATTGTTGGAAGATTGTGTCAATGGAAAAAAAGAAGCAATTAATGAATTACTTCCGCTTGTTTATAATGAATTAAAAAAAATCTCCTCTAAATACTTACACGAGGAATATCGTAATCACACATTACAAACCACTGAACTTGTTCACGAAGCTTATATTAAACTTATTGGCGGACAGGAAATTAACTGGCAGAATCGTGGCCACTTCTTTGGGATTGCAGCAAATTCGATGAGGCAGATTCTTGTTGACTATGCAAGGAAACATAATTCACAGAAAAGAGGGGAAGGTAAAACTCATCTTTCATTGGAAAATGCTGAGGATATTGCTTTTGAATCCGAAGAAGATATAATCGCACTCGATGATGCAATGAAAAAACTTGAAGCATTTGATCCAGATTTAAGCAAAGTTGTTGAATTAAGATTTTTCGGGGGATTGAATGTTGACGAAACTTCAAAAGTCCTGAATTGCTCTGCATCCACAGTTAAAAGAGACTGGAGTCTGGCGAAAGCCTGGCTTTTTAGAGAATTAGGAAAAGAATAA